Proteins encoded together in one Chitinophaga lutea window:
- a CDS encoding RagB/SusD family nutrient uptake outer membrane protein, producing MIRIYFVLLVLCCTGCKKFLDTNPTDFLTPDQYFNTEEQLKNGLTGVYDILGSSELYSNNFTSRTGTEADQGFYARSTFNGPQVYTHTASDNLVTGTWQKLYEGISRANLVLASIDKPKMGDSARSQIRGEALFLRSFYYFMLVSNWGDVPLILQPVKSAAGNDIARTPAKDVYEQVVKDMKEAETLVPTITTMGYGGRITKSAVRGMLARVYLYWAGKPLNDVSKYNDAREWALKVIESGEHKLADDYTQVFINYAQDKYDIKESIWEVEFWGNRVGNAYTETGWIGYTVGIATTDTEIGFSYGFINATARLYRMYENGDVRRDWAIAPYRYSGKTKVNHTAAQLYNRNAAKWRREYETLLPKGPSSTPQNFPILRYSDVLLMFAEAENAVNGPTAAAIAAANLVRKRAKAPEYTTFASKEAFLEELQDERSRELCFEALRKPDLIRWGIFLPTMQQVANEIQSEGGTYVYATIAFLNVSEKHLLFPVPAREMMLNRKLVQNPGW from the coding sequence ATGATACGCATATATTTTGTTTTACTGGTATTGTGCTGCACGGGCTGTAAAAAGTTCCTTGATACCAATCCCACGGACTTCCTCACGCCTGACCAGTATTTTAATACGGAAGAACAGCTGAAGAACGGGCTCACCGGGGTGTACGACATCCTGGGCAGCAGCGAGCTATACTCCAATAATTTCACCAGCCGCACCGGCACCGAGGCCGACCAGGGTTTTTACGCCCGCAGTACGTTCAATGGCCCCCAGGTATACACCCACACCGCCTCCGACAACCTCGTCACCGGCACGTGGCAAAAGTTGTATGAGGGGATCAGTCGCGCCAACCTCGTACTGGCCAGCATCGACAAACCGAAGATGGGGGATTCCGCCCGCAGCCAGATCAGGGGCGAGGCGCTTTTCCTGCGCTCGTTTTATTACTTCATGCTCGTGAGCAACTGGGGCGATGTGCCGCTGATCCTGCAGCCCGTGAAATCCGCCGCCGGTAATGATATTGCCCGCACTCCGGCGAAGGACGTGTATGAGCAGGTGGTGAAGGATATGAAGGAAGCCGAAACACTGGTGCCCACCATCACCACCATGGGGTACGGCGGCCGGATCACCAAATCCGCCGTGCGCGGCATGCTGGCGCGCGTATACCTGTATTGGGCCGGCAAACCGCTGAACGATGTGAGCAAGTATAACGATGCGCGGGAATGGGCGCTGAAGGTGATCGAATCCGGCGAGCACAAACTGGCCGATGACTATACGCAGGTGTTCATCAACTACGCGCAGGACAAATATGATATCAAGGAAAGCATCTGGGAAGTAGAGTTCTGGGGTAACCGTGTGGGGAATGCCTACACCGAAACCGGCTGGATTGGCTACACCGTAGGCATCGCCACCACTGATACCGAAATCGGGTTCAGTTATGGTTTCATCAATGCCACCGCGCGCCTGTACCGCATGTATGAAAACGGCGACGTGCGCCGCGACTGGGCCATTGCACCGTATAGATATTCCGGCAAAACGAAGGTGAACCACACGGCCGCGCAGCTGTACAACCGCAACGCGGCGAAATGGCGCCGGGAGTATGAAACGCTGCTGCCGAAAGGGCCCAGCTCCACGCCGCAGAACTTCCCCATCCTCCGGTATTCCGACGTGCTGCTGATGTTCGCGGAAGCGGAAAACGCCGTGAACGGGCCAACCGCGGCAGCCATTGCCGCGGCCAACCTTGTGCGCAAAAGAGCGAAAGCGCCCGAGTATACCACGTTCGCTTCCAAAGAAGCGTTCCTCGAGGAACTGCAGGACGAACGGTCGAGGGAATTGTGTTTTGAGGCCCTGCGCAAACCAGATCTCATCCGCTGGGGGATTTTCCTGCCCACCATGCAACAGGTGGCCAACGAAATCCAGAGCGAAGGCGGCACATATGTGTATGCCACCATCGCGTTCCTGAACGTTTCGGAAAAACACCTCCTGTTCCCCGTACCGGCCCGGGAAATGATGCTGAACCGTAAACTGGTGCAGAACCCTGGCTGGTAA
- a CDS encoding DUF5017 domain-containing protein, which yields MKRMIIGSLIVPMMIACNKEIKTDAPVLEVSVEKADIKAGDTATFNIQSDANVLSFYSGEVLNDYGFHNGRKIAIDSVTLSFSTSLNYGTQKDQFAVFASSDFNGQYTVEGLKAATWQNITTLYKLAPGNSNTAIAAGVKKISQLAAPGKPLYIGYRFIVKPQTANGASKLWTMSAFNMSGHTKLGVQTLADHKSAGWRIIAQGQHDPGRGAVIQAAQLAFYGNNKDFMEEYTEDWVITKAVNMEEVELGPDWGTGIKTLADPPLKAYRYRFTTPGTYTVTFVASNVNSDNESKTVRQVTVKVTP from the coding sequence ATGAAACGGATGATAATCGGCAGCCTCATCGTTCCCATGATGATCGCCTGCAACAAGGAAATAAAAACGGACGCGCCCGTGCTGGAGGTATCGGTGGAAAAGGCGGATATCAAAGCGGGCGACACAGCAACGTTCAATATCCAGTCGGACGCGAACGTGCTTTCATTCTACTCCGGCGAAGTGTTGAACGATTACGGCTTTCACAACGGCCGTAAAATCGCCATCGACAGTGTGACACTTTCATTCTCCACCTCGCTGAACTACGGTACGCAGAAAGATCAGTTCGCCGTGTTCGCTTCCAGCGATTTCAACGGGCAGTACACGGTGGAAGGCCTGAAAGCCGCCACCTGGCAGAACATCACCACGCTGTACAAACTCGCGCCGGGCAACAGCAATACCGCCATTGCCGCCGGTGTAAAAAAGATATCGCAGCTTGCAGCGCCGGGTAAACCGCTTTATATTGGCTACCGGTTCATCGTCAAACCGCAAACAGCTAATGGTGCATCGAAACTGTGGACGATGTCGGCTTTCAACATGAGCGGCCACACCAAGCTCGGTGTGCAGACGCTGGCCGACCATAAATCCGCCGGTTGGCGAATCATCGCGCAGGGCCAGCACGATCCCGGCCGGGGTGCCGTGATACAGGCGGCGCAGCTGGCGTTTTACGGGAACAACAAGGATTTTATGGAGGAGTATACGGAAGACTGGGTGATCACCAAAGCGGTGAACATGGAAGAGGTGGAACTGGGCCCCGATTGGGGAACAGGCATCAAAACCCTGGCAGACCCGCCTTTGAAAGCGTACCGGTACCGCTTCACCACACCCGGCACTTACACGGTTACCTTCGTAGCCTCCAATGTGAACAGCGACAATGAAAGCAAAACCGTGCGGCAGGTAACCGTGAAGGTTACACCGTAA
- a CDS encoding Gfo/Idh/MocA family protein → MEKSRRAFLKNTIKGSAALMAGSMLPGISAKSYARIIGANERIKIGMMGVNARGLALAGNYARQPNCEIISVSDVDSRAAEKCITQVKGIQNSEPKAVPDFRKALENKALDGLVIAAPDHWHAPAAILAAKAGKHVYLEKPASHNPHEGELLVAAQKKYKTVIQMGNQRRSWPNVIAAIEEIKNGAIGRVYFGKGWYTNNRESIGTGKQTAVPSWLNYDLWQGPAPRRPYKDNLIHYNWHWFWNWGTGEALNNGTHMVDLLRWGLDVDYPTFVTSSGGRYRYQDDWETPDTQVITMEFGNKCSIAWEGRSCNGKPIEGNTAGVIFYGENGSLVIDGNAYTIFDLKNKVVKDVKNTKAIDARNLTNPAADLDALHIQNFFDGIKNGAKLNADILGGHKSTLLCQLGNIALRSGSALNIDPSNGHIKNNAAAQKFWTRDYQPGWEPKI, encoded by the coding sequence ATGGAAAAGTCCCGCAGAGCGTTTTTGAAGAACACGATCAAAGGATCGGCGGCATTGATGGCAGGAAGCATGCTGCCCGGCATCAGCGCCAAAAGCTATGCCCGCATCATCGGCGCCAACGAGCGCATTAAAATAGGCATGATGGGCGTAAATGCCCGCGGGCTTGCCCTGGCCGGCAACTATGCCCGCCAGCCCAACTGCGAAATTATTTCCGTGTCGGATGTAGACAGCCGCGCGGCGGAAAAATGTATAACTCAGGTGAAAGGCATTCAGAATTCGGAGCCCAAAGCCGTGCCCGATTTCAGGAAAGCGCTGGAAAATAAGGCGCTCGACGGGCTTGTTATAGCCGCTCCCGACCACTGGCACGCCCCGGCGGCCATCCTGGCGGCCAAGGCTGGTAAACACGTGTACCTCGAAAAACCCGCCAGTCATAATCCCCATGAAGGAGAGCTGCTCGTGGCGGCACAGAAGAAATACAAAACTGTGATCCAGATGGGCAACCAGCGCCGTTCCTGGCCGAACGTGATCGCTGCCATCGAAGAGATCAAAAACGGGGCGATCGGCCGCGTTTATTTCGGCAAGGGATGGTACACCAACAACCGTGAATCCATCGGCACCGGCAAACAGACGGCCGTGCCCTCCTGGCTTAATTACGACCTCTGGCAGGGCCCTGCGCCGCGCCGGCCTTATAAAGACAATCTGATCCACTACAACTGGCACTGGTTCTGGAACTGGGGCACCGGTGAAGCGCTCAACAACGGCACCCACATGGTGGACCTGCTGCGCTGGGGCCTGGATGTGGATTATCCCACTTTCGTGACCTCTTCCGGCGGCCGCTACCGTTACCAGGACGATTGGGAAACCCCCGATACGCAGGTGATCACGATGGAGTTCGGCAATAAATGCAGCATCGCCTGGGAAGGCCGCAGCTGCAACGGCAAACCCATCGAAGGCAACACCGCCGGCGTAATCTTCTATGGAGAGAATGGCTCGCTGGTGATCGACGGCAACGCTTACACGATCTTCGACCTGAAAAACAAGGTGGTGAAAGACGTGAAGAACACCAAAGCCATCGACGCGCGCAATCTCACCAATCCGGCGGCCGACCTGGATGCGCTGCATATCCAGAACTTCTTCGACGGGATCAAAAACGGTGCGAAGCTCAATGCGGACATTCTCGGCGGGCATAAGAGCACGCTGCTCTGCCAGCTGGGCAACATCGCCCTGCGCTCCGGCTCCGCCCTGAACATCGACCCATCCAACGGTCATATCAAAAACAACGCGGCCGCACAGAAATTCTGGACAAGAGATTACCAGCCGGGCTGGGAACCGAAAATATAA
- a CDS encoding sugar MFS transporter produces the protein MGNKPSVVEVGSMSKRDTRISIFIIGLLFFIFGFVTWVNAILIPYFKIACELTNLQSYFVAFAFYISYFIMSVPSSYLLKAVGFKKGMMVGFWAMAVGAFIFIPAALTRTYEVFLLGLFTIGLGLAVLQTAANPYITILGPKESAAQRISIMGICNKGAGIIAPLIFAAVILRPTDTDLFKQLADMDAIQRAAALDELIRRVIVPYSVVGSVLFLLGLMVRYSPLPEINTESESSEVAAANAGKKSIFEFPHLILGALAIFLHVGTQVVAIDTIIPYATDYMKVPLLEAKTFPSYTLAATIFGYCMGILLIPRFIKQVNALRFCTLLGAVLVVCITTLKGQVTLLGHTTDVSIWFVVLLGLANSLVWAGIWPLALEGLGRFTKLGASIMIMGLCGNAILPLVYGYFADIYSLRGAYWVLFPCYGYLIFYAFYGHLIRRWSVSFSTSNPIQLKSEVQQYGVSQDKN, from the coding sequence ATGGGAAATAAACCTTCGGTGGTGGAAGTGGGCTCCATGAGCAAACGGGACACCCGCATATCTATCTTTATCATCGGGCTGCTGTTTTTTATTTTCGGGTTCGTAACCTGGGTAAATGCCATCCTGATCCCGTATTTCAAAATCGCCTGCGAGCTGACTAACCTGCAATCCTATTTTGTAGCGTTCGCGTTTTATATTTCTTACTTCATCATGTCGGTGCCCTCGTCGTACCTGCTCAAGGCCGTCGGCTTCAAAAAAGGCATGATGGTGGGGTTCTGGGCTATGGCTGTGGGCGCGTTCATCTTCATCCCGGCTGCGCTCACCCGCACTTATGAAGTGTTCCTGCTGGGGCTCTTCACCATCGGTTTAGGGCTGGCCGTGCTGCAAACCGCCGCCAATCCCTACATCACGATACTCGGGCCGAAAGAAAGCGCGGCGCAGCGCATCAGCATCATGGGCATCTGCAACAAAGGCGCGGGCATCATCGCTCCCCTGATCTTTGCGGCCGTGATCCTGCGGCCTACCGACACCGACCTGTTCAAGCAGCTGGCCGACATGGATGCCATCCAGCGGGCCGCCGCGCTCGACGAGCTGATACGCCGCGTGATCGTGCCGTATTCGGTGGTGGGCTCGGTATTGTTCCTGCTCGGGTTGATGGTGCGTTATTCGCCCCTCCCCGAAATCAACACCGAAAGTGAAAGCAGCGAAGTGGCCGCGGCCAATGCCGGTAAAAAAAGCATCTTCGAATTCCCCCACCTCATCCTCGGCGCGCTGGCGATTTTCCTGCACGTAGGCACGCAGGTGGTGGCCATCGATACCATCATCCCGTACGCCACGGATTATATGAAAGTGCCGCTGCTGGAAGCAAAAACGTTTCCATCCTACACCCTGGCGGCTACGATCTTCGGCTATTGCATGGGCATCCTGCTCATCCCGCGCTTCATCAAACAGGTAAACGCCCTGCGTTTCTGTACACTGCTCGGCGCGGTGCTGGTAGTGTGCATTACCACGCTGAAAGGACAGGTGACTCTGCTGGGGCATACCACCGACGTATCGATCTGGTTCGTGGTGCTGCTGGGCCTCGCCAATTCACTCGTATGGGCGGGCATCTGGCCGCTGGCGCTCGAAGGGCTCGGCCGGTTCACCAAACTGGGCGCTTCCATCATGATCATGGGCCTTTGCGGCAACGCCATCCTGCCCCTGGTATACGGTTATTTCGCAGACATTTACAGCCTGAGGGGGGCCTATTGGGTATTGTTCCCCTGCTACGGCTATCTCATATTTTATGCGTTTTACGGCCACCTCATCAGGCGGTGGTCGGTTTCATTTTCAACATCTAACCCCATTCAATTAAAATCGGAAGTGCAGCAATATGGAGTTTCGCAAGATAAAAATTAG
- the nagA gene encoding N-acetylglucosamine-6-phosphate deacetylase — protein sequence MEFRKIKISNGQVITPYRIIPGGTVLIEGGKILAVSEYDIPVSDAQEIDARGQYVAPGFIDLHIHGGGGSDFMDGDVEAFLSVAEKHVQYGTTSMVPTTLSSDTASLLDAVRLYDKAHARNTRGSEFLGIHLEGPYFAMNQRGAQDPRYIRNPDPAEYKAVLESTRSVVRWSAAPELPGSLEFGRYLTGRGILAAIAHTDAIYEEVLEALECGYTHATHLYSAMSGVTRKNAFRYAGAIESAFLLDEMTVEIIADGIHLPPPLLKLVYKIKGADKTALITDAMRAAGMPPGESILGALHNGLKVIVEDNVAKLPDRSSFAGSVATADLLVRNMVQLADVPLIDAVKMITSTPAAIMNVADRKGSLAAGKDADIVIFDADINMDMVIVGGRLLYRAQHQKQLHEAGR from the coding sequence ATGGAGTTTCGCAAGATAAAAATTAGCAACGGCCAGGTCATCACCCCTTACCGCATTATTCCCGGAGGAACGGTGCTGATAGAGGGAGGGAAAATACTGGCGGTGAGTGAGTACGACATTCCGGTAAGCGACGCACAGGAAATCGATGCGCGGGGCCAGTACGTGGCGCCGGGCTTTATAGATCTGCACATTCACGGCGGCGGCGGCAGCGACTTTATGGACGGCGATGTGGAGGCCTTCCTCTCCGTGGCGGAAAAACACGTGCAATACGGCACCACTTCCATGGTGCCTACCACGCTGAGCAGCGACACGGCCAGCCTGCTGGATGCGGTGCGGCTGTACGACAAAGCGCATGCCCGCAACACGCGTGGTTCGGAGTTCCTGGGCATTCATCTCGAAGGACCCTATTTCGCCATGAACCAGCGCGGCGCGCAGGATCCGCGATATATCCGCAATCCCGATCCGGCAGAATACAAAGCCGTACTGGAATCTACCCGTTCGGTGGTGCGCTGGAGCGCGGCGCCGGAACTGCCGGGCTCGCTCGAGTTCGGGCGGTACCTCACCGGCAGGGGCATCCTGGCCGCCATTGCACATACCGACGCCATTTACGAAGAAGTGCTCGAAGCGCTGGAATGCGGCTATACCCATGCCACGCATTTGTATTCCGCCATGTCGGGCGTTACGCGCAAGAACGCTTTCCGCTACGCCGGCGCCATTGAAAGTGCTTTCCTGCTCGATGAAATGACGGTGGAAATCATCGCCGACGGCATTCACCTGCCGCCGCCGTTGCTGAAGCTGGTCTATAAAATCAAAGGCGCGGATAAAACCGCCCTCATCACCGACGCGATGCGCGCGGCCGGCATGCCGCCGGGAGAAAGCATCCTCGGCGCACTGCACAACGGCCTCAAAGTGATCGTGGAAGACAATGTAGCCAAACTGCCCGACCGCAGCTCTTTTGCCGGCAGCGTGGCCACGGCCGACCTGCTGGTCCGCAACATGGTGCAACTGGCGGATGTGCCGCTCATCGACGCGGTGAAAATGATCACCAGCACCCCGGCCGCCATCATGAACGTGGCCGACCGCAAAGGATCGCTGGCCGCGGGTAAAGATGCGGACATCGTAATATTCGACGCAGACATCAACATGGACATGGTGATAGTAGGCGGCCGCCTGCTGTACCGAGCCCAACATCAAAAACAATTACATGAAGCAGGTAGATAA
- a CDS encoding glucosamine-6-phosphate deaminase — MKQVDNLQVHLYETRQQMGEAAAAMAADRIRLLLQEKETLNIVFAAAPSQQEFLEALAADASIEWERINAFHMDEYIGLEATAPQGFGNFLRERIFSKVPFRSVHYLNGNAPDIQQECERYATLLRKGVDIVNMGIGENTHIAFNDPHVADFSDPQLVKVVDLDYACRQQQVNDGCFETFAQVPTHALTLTVPALMQASYVFCMVPGPNKAAAVKHTLFDGISEKYPSTVLRRHPRAVLFVDKDSAAQSFDRLALLS, encoded by the coding sequence ATGAAGCAGGTAGATAATTTACAGGTTCACCTTTATGAAACGAGGCAGCAGATGGGTGAGGCCGCGGCAGCTATGGCGGCCGACCGCATCCGGTTGCTGCTGCAGGAAAAAGAAACGCTGAACATCGTGTTCGCCGCAGCGCCTTCACAGCAGGAATTCCTCGAAGCGCTCGCCGCAGACGCAAGCATCGAATGGGAACGCATCAATGCCTTCCATATGGATGAGTACATTGGCCTGGAAGCGACCGCCCCGCAGGGTTTCGGCAATTTCCTGAGAGAGCGCATCTTCTCGAAAGTACCCTTCCGCAGCGTGCATTACCTCAACGGCAACGCGCCGGACATTCAGCAGGAATGCGAACGCTACGCTACACTGCTCCGCAAGGGCGTCGACATCGTGAACATGGGCATCGGGGAGAATACCCACATCGCCTTCAACGACCCGCATGTGGCGGATTTCTCCGATCCGCAGCTGGTAAAAGTGGTGGACCTCGATTACGCCTGCCGCCAGCAGCAGGTGAACGACGGCTGTTTTGAGACTTTCGCACAGGTGCCCACGCACGCGCTCACGCTTACCGTGCCCGCGCTCATGCAGGCTTCATACGTGTTCTGCATGGTGCCCGGCCCCAACAAGGCCGCGGCCGTGAAACATACGCTGTTCGACGGCATCAGCGAAAAATATCCTTCCACGGTATTACGCCGCCACCCCCGTGCGGTGCTATTCGTGGATAAAGACAGTGCCGCCCAATCTTTCGACCGACTTGCGCTATTATCATGA
- a CDS encoding putative oxidoreductase C-terminal domain-containing protein — protein sequence MKQLSLLAFAAIMACSPAQPPAQRLIALDPGHFHASLVMQSMYPGIDSNALVFAPDGLEVKQYLATVDKYNQRAVAPTHWQTTVHTGPDYLEKMVQQPAGSIVIIAGNNRLKSSYIRSSVRAGMHVLSDKPMAIDAAGFDSLKAAFEEAAAQKVQLYDMMTERYEILSILQKELIHTPALFGELEKGTPENPAVIRESVHHFKKQVAGKPLIRPAWYMDVNQQGEGIVDVTTHLVDLVQWACFPEQALDYKKDIVIDSARRWPTAMTGKQFADVTGTPYEPADTVFQIYANGSFNYRLRGINARVSVTWAYEGGGDTHYALTRGTKASVLAQNGELFLLTPDADSSALQPLLQKYPGVSLERTTEGWRIVIPDSYKKGHEASFAKVMAAFLQYVREGKQPDWEVPNTLAKYFTTTEALKRARQQ from the coding sequence ATGAAACAACTTTCTTTACTGGCATTTGCGGCAATCATGGCATGTTCTCCCGCACAACCACCCGCACAGCGGCTCATCGCCCTCGACCCCGGCCACTTTCACGCCTCGCTGGTGATGCAGAGCATGTACCCGGGAATCGACAGCAATGCGCTCGTATTTGCACCGGATGGCCTGGAGGTGAAACAATACCTCGCCACGGTGGACAAATACAACCAGCGGGCCGTAGCGCCCACGCACTGGCAAACCACGGTACATACCGGCCCCGATTACCTGGAAAAAATGGTACAGCAGCCAGCCGGCAGCATCGTGATCATCGCCGGCAACAACCGCCTGAAATCATCGTATATCCGCAGCAGCGTCCGCGCCGGCATGCATGTGCTGAGCGATAAACCCATGGCCATCGACGCGGCCGGTTTCGATTCGCTGAAAGCTGCTTTCGAAGAAGCTGCCGCCCAAAAAGTGCAGCTGTACGATATGATGACGGAACGGTATGAGATCCTTTCCATTTTACAGAAAGAACTGATCCATACGCCGGCCCTATTCGGCGAGCTGGAGAAAGGCACGCCGGAAAATCCCGCCGTGATCAGGGAAAGCGTGCATCACTTCAAAAAGCAGGTGGCCGGCAAACCTTTGATCAGGCCCGCCTGGTACATGGACGTGAATCAGCAGGGCGAAGGCATCGTGGATGTGACCACCCACCTGGTAGACCTGGTGCAATGGGCCTGTTTCCCGGAACAGGCGCTGGATTATAAAAAAGATATCGTGATCGATTCCGCCCGCCGCTGGCCTACCGCGATGACAGGCAAACAGTTCGCGGATGTGACCGGTACGCCGTACGAACCGGCGGATACCGTGTTCCAGATTTATGCGAACGGTTCCTTCAATTACCGCCTGCGCGGCATCAATGCCCGCGTTTCCGTAACCTGGGCGTATGAAGGGGGAGGAGACACGCATTATGCCCTCACGCGCGGCACCAAAGCCAGCGTACTGGCGCAAAACGGCGAACTTTTCCTGCTCACGCCCGATGCGGACAGCTCCGCGCTGCAGCCCCTGCTGCAAAAATACCCCGGCGTGTCGCTGGAGCGTACCACCGAAGGCTGGCGCATCGTCATTCCGGATTCCTATAAAAAAGGCCACGAAGCTTCATTCGCGAAGGTGATGGCGGCTTTCCTGCAATACGTCAGGGAAGGGAAGCAGCCGGACTGGGAAGTGCCGAACACACTGGCGAAGTACTTTACGACCACCGAGGCCCTGAAGCGGGCCAGGCAACAATAA
- a CDS encoding LacI family DNA-binding transcriptional regulator codes for MKSNQQEPNAGVKEIARRAKVSIATVDRVIHNRAGVSPKTKIKIERIIQELNYQPNILARRLASRKILNFAILIPAVSGETAFWEAPLAGIQQAEEEIRQFGIKIDRYLFDMNSKASFVKQSKAILKSKVDGILMAPSFIEESITFTNQLKEKNIPYVFINSDIPNQESLCYIGPDLFHSGYLSAHLMKYCIQPKDKILIVNVSHEIENHHHLLRKEEGFRAYFANNDKRILKIDIRQTNDRAVEKKVAETLAENTNVKAIFVTNSRVSNVAHYLETTGRADDYLLVGYDFLKENIAYLKKGVIDFLICQKPQEQGYKGIMALYQHLVHSAPVEKVSFMPIDIITKENYEFYRN; via the coding sequence ATGAAATCGAATCAACAGGAACCCAACGCCGGTGTGAAAGAGATCGCAAGGCGGGCCAAAGTGTCCATTGCCACGGTAGACAGGGTGATTCATAACAGGGCAGGCGTTTCTCCCAAAACCAAGATCAAGATCGAGCGCATCATACAGGAACTGAATTATCAGCCCAATATCCTGGCCAGGCGGCTGGCCTCCCGCAAGATTCTCAACTTCGCCATCCTGATACCGGCCGTGTCCGGCGAAACCGCCTTCTGGGAAGCCCCGCTGGCGGGCATCCAGCAAGCCGAAGAAGAAATCAGGCAGTTCGGCATCAAAATAGACCGTTATCTTTTCGATATGAACAGCAAGGCCTCGTTTGTCAAACAATCGAAGGCCATTCTCAAAAGCAAGGTAGACGGCATCCTGATGGCGCCTTCGTTCATCGAGGAATCCATCACTTTTACTAACCAGCTCAAGGAAAAGAACATCCCTTACGTATTCATCAACTCGGACATTCCCAACCAGGAAAGCCTGTGCTACATCGGCCCCGACCTTTTCCACAGCGGCTACCTGAGCGCGCACCTGATGAAATACTGCATCCAGCCGAAAGACAAAATACTGATCGTGAACGTATCGCACGAGATCGAGAACCACCACCATCTTCTACGGAAGGAAGAAGGTTTCCGGGCGTATTTTGCCAACAACGATAAACGGATCCTGAAAATAGACATCCGGCAGACCAACGACCGCGCCGTGGAAAAGAAAGTGGCCGAAACCCTCGCTGAGAACACGAATGTGAAAGCCATTTTTGTGACCAACTCCCGCGTGTCGAACGTGGCGCACTACCTTGAAACAACGGGCCGTGCGGATGATTACCTGCTTGTGGGCTACGACTTTCTGAAAGAAAACATCGCTTACCTGAAAAAGGGCGTGATCGACTTCCTGATCTGCCAGAAACCGCAGGAACAAGGCTATAAAGGCATCATGGCGTTGTACCAGCACCTGGTACATTCCGCGCCGGTGGAGAAAGTATCGTTCATGCCGATCGATATCATCACGAAAGAGAATTACGAGTTTTACAGGAACTGA
- a CDS encoding SRPBCC family protein: MTNTTRPKRIDTVSGLIKASPEVIYQAFLNPEALAAWRPPEGMTCKVYAFDPHEGGSYRMAFIYDRDEHGVQGKTSAHEDVFEGRFVELKPNEQIVEAVDFESDDPAFSGTMTMTTLLKAVPGGTKVTFIAEDVPEGIKPHEHYEGMTSSLHNLAKYTEQVPRSQTRKTS, translated from the coding sequence ATGACAAACACCACCCGCCCCAAAAGGATCGATACCGTTTCCGGGCTGATCAAGGCAAGTCCTGAAGTGATTTACCAGGCATTCCTGAATCCTGAGGCCCTTGCTGCCTGGCGCCCGCCCGAAGGCATGACCTGCAAGGTATACGCCTTCGACCCCCATGAAGGCGGCAGCTACCGCATGGCTTTCATCTATGACAGGGATGAACACGGTGTGCAGGGCAAAACATCGGCACATGAGGACGTGTTCGAAGGGAGGTTCGTGGAGTTGAAACCGAACGAGCAGATCGTGGAAGCGGTGGATTTCGAGTCCGATGACCCTGCGTTTTCCGGCACCATGACGATGACTACCCTGCTCAAAGCCGTGCCCGGCGGCACGAAGGTGACCTTTATCGCCGAAGATGTACCGGAAGGCATCAAACCCCACGAACACTATGAAGGCATGACTTCTTCCCTGCACAACCTGGCGAAGTACACGGAGCAGGTTCCCCGCAGCCAAACCCGGAAAACCTCCTGA
- a CDS encoding SGNH/GDSL hydrolase family protein: protein MPRLLLVLSAVFLLSATLPKKKKVIFFGDSITQAGVGPEGYITQMKTLLPDYELIGAGIGGNKVYDLYLRMENDVLSKKPDIVVIYIGVNDVWHKTTHGTGTDLPKFEGFYKALIKKIQDNGAKVVLCTPAVIGEKKDGDNEQDADLGKFSNSIRKIAQETGLPLCDLRKLFLDYNIEYNKDNAEKGILTTDRVHLNKAGNALVAKSLSSIIEKI from the coding sequence ATGCCACGTTTACTTCTCGTATTGAGCGCAGTTTTCCTGCTCTCCGCCACTCTTCCGAAAAAGAAAAAAGTGATCTTCTTCGGCGATTCCATTACCCAGGCCGGCGTTGGGCCGGAAGGCTACATCACCCAGATGAAAACCCTGCTACCTGATTATGAGCTCATTGGCGCCGGCATCGGCGGCAACAAGGTATACGACCTGTACCTGCGCATGGAAAACGATGTGCTGAGCAAGAAACCCGACATCGTGGTGATCTACATCGGCGTGAACGACGTATGGCACAAAACCACGCACGGCACTGGCACCGACCTGCCCAAGTTCGAAGGTTTCTATAAAGCGCTGATCAAAAAGATACAGGACAATGGCGCGAAAGTGGTGCTCTGCACCCCGGCGGTGATCGGCGAGAAAAAAGACGGCGACAACGAGCAGGACGCCGACCTCGGCAAGTTCAGCAACAGCATCCGCAAAATAGCCCAGGAAACCGGGCTGCCGCTGTGCGACCTGCGGAAATTGTTCCTCGATTATAACATCGAGTATAACAAAGACAATGCGGAAAAAGGCATCCTCACTACCGACCGCGTGCATCTCAACAAAGCCGGTAATGCGCTGGTAGCGAAATCGCTGAGCAGCATCATCGAAAAAATATAA